The region TTATGATATTGTTTTAACTATATGTCATAAAATATAGTATTATAGACCATTATTTAATCATGGGGTTGTTATAATTATATGCTAAAGTTATAGAACTTCTTAACATTATCTATATTACAAAGAAGATGTTATGAATTTTAACTTGgcataacaatatatatatatatatatatatattacaaaacaAACTTTCTAGCATTTTGTTATATTTGGTAATATATGGCAAGGTATGTAATAATAGAATATAATTGttccaagccttaatcccattttAACTTTCTAATCATCTCTATCAATGACCATATCTTTTTATAtctcatgtcatgtttaaaggTTTTCGCAAGTATTTTTAGTCTTTCATTGAAGTTTCTGTTACAAACTTTTTCCTTCTAATTAGTGCAACTTTGGtattcttcttctcacatgtctATAAACTATTGTAATCACATCTGGcatatcttatctttaataagCATCTCTCTAAttttattgaagataagatgcatgagaCATGATTAAATTGGTTTGGTCACATGAAAAGAATACCAATAGaggctcttgtgaggagagtgaATGGAGTATAACAAGAATTTAACTGAAAAGGTAGAGAGGGAGACCAAGAAATGACTGacaagttagaattcatgtagccaaacTTATAtggtaggattaaggcttgatatgttgttttagTAAATTAAATCATCCTGTCCTGAAGGCATGATAAGTCCTAGACTATATTTAtgcacaaatatataaaaattgagatgtatcatattcttttaatttatgtGTATCTACTACTATGTCAGCAGATGGTTGCTTCCTCTGAATCAAATTACTACAGAACCATAAAGGAAGGGATTTTGATATTTAGTGATTTCATTGATCCCATTTGTATGCATAATTATTTCATATTGAACATCTAGGTCTTACTCATTTATTGCATTAAGTTTTGTAATATCTTCAgttccttcatttctttcacattttcttctctatattAGCATAGTTGGATGAAATAATTCACTTTGTCCACTATTTCTTCTTGTAATTTCCTTGTATTCATTTATGGAGTATATTGATTGAAgtaattttcttgatttgtttTGTGGCTTTAGTTATGCTCTTAATGACAGTCAAAACTTGGTTAAACATTtgttttttgcatttatttgtTTGATGTTGGGACAAAAATTGGACTTGCATTGCATATGTTGCAATCCCTAGTATGCATATATGCATAAAGTGCTTATGTATAAGGGTAAAAGTAATTACCTGAAATAAGTTTAACAGTGACCTTTGTAGAATGCAGTGTTTAGTGTATAGCTCTTACCAACCTTGTCTTATTGTGGCTGTGCTTGGATACACCATTTTGTTCCTCTTGCAAAGACCCACGACCATGCAAGTCTTGAACCTTTGTgctcgcctctctctctctcacacacacacacacacaaaagttTCTAGGGTTCTCATATTGCTCCAATGCACTTTGTCAACAATTGGGTCTTAATTGTCTCTTGATTACATTATTAAAATCAAGCTCTCCCCAAGGTCATGATATAGGCCCTAGACTATATATCTACGCACACATAGGCATAGATATATCAAAATCTTTAATGAGTGCAACTGGAATATTTTCTGAGTGTCACTTAAATGCTTTAAATTTTGATCTTCATTATAACAGGGAATAacttctaatttaatgattgaGTTTTGTTCATGCTTACTTGCAATTCCTAATTGTTTTCAGCTATTTTCCACTGGTTTTCTTTTCTAGTCAATATATGCTTtgcttttactttttaatttcaaCTTTTTGTCTGGGTATTGCGACTccatataagttttttttttggaaacatactaaattaaattatctgCCACCTAAATAGAACATGAGAATGATAAATTTCTCCATTGATGTTTCACTTTGATGATAGTGTGCCAAGTGTCTTACAGCATGTCTCAGACTAGCATTCTTTTATTGCAAATATGGAAACAAGTCGGTCCCTGCCTGATTGCTTCCAATACCTGGTTATTTAGTCAGTTTATTAGAGAACCTTCCCTTTACTAGCTTCTATTGCGAACTTATAACCATATGGATGAAATGGTCTATCTCTTACCCCTTATAAACACCTCCGCCCCCAGACTAAGCGTTATTCTGACTGGGTGGGATTAAATGGGTGTAAATTTCTTTGAGGAAATGACAGTATCTACAACAAAATATTGAACTGCTATTTTGCAGACTGCTTAGGGAATATTGAAATAACGAATATCTGATATGTGCTTCAGTGCCTAATCCTCTGATTGTGGAGTTCAAAATCATGATTAAATTATGGTTTTGCTTAGAGTTTGAATTAATGCAATCATGTGTTATATTGGTTTGCTTTTGTTTACCTGCAACAACAATTGTCCTATTTTGCTGTTTTGCAGACAGCaagttttccaaaaattcctgGAGATGGACCAAGTTAACCAAGGCAGCAACAATGAAGCTCCACCAAACCTACCTGTGAAACGAAAACGTGGTCGCCCTCGTAAGGATCATAGCCTAAGTCATGGGAAGAGTGTTAAGGTGCCCCCTGGATTTGGGGGGGTTAATGGAAACCAATTTCATGATGTAGATGCCACTGAAAATGCCAATGATAGTATTGTGGGCCAGGCAGTTACAGGTGTTGTTGAGGCAGCATTTGATGCTGGCTATTTGCTTACCGTTAAAATTGGCAACTCCAATGTCAGTCTTAGGGGCGTTGTTTTCAAGCCAGGACATTTTGTTCCTATCTCTGCAGAAAATGATGTGGCACCACATGTTCAAATGATTAGCAGAAACGAAGTTTCCTTTCCTGTGCAAAATCAATCCCGTGTACGTGGTCGTCGCCCTCGATCCAGAGAGAGGAATGAGCAGCGTGGCAATCTTAGTGGATCCGGAACTGGTCATTTACTGAATGAATCAGACCCCACTAGTCAACTGCATAATCTTGCTCCAGCTACTGATCAGGTGTCTGCAGAAGGCAAAGATACATTACCAGCAGCAGCCTATACTGTCCCTTCTGTAGGCTCCAGAGGCACTGTGGTGCCTGTTGTACTACCAATTGCCAACCAAGTCAACAAAGTGCCTGCAGATTTATCCCTAGCTGCTGATACAGTAGCCTCTAAAAAGAAACAGGTGAAGACAGTTTCAAACCAAGTGCCCCTCTTTCAACCTCAGACCAGCCACCTGGTAACACCAGAAGATTTGCAGAATGATAATGGCCCTTTTCAACAAGGCCCAGAAGAAGTCTTGCATGGGGAAGTAGTAGTATCAATGAAGCCGACTGGGGTTTCTACACCCAATGAAGTTGATGGGGTCCATTTCTCTTCACAGTCCCCTCAAGCACAAATTGAGAACAGTGAGGCAGCTgataaaagggaaaaaggttCTGGCCTTTCCTTACAAAGAGAGAGTGTAGATAAGAATGAGGCTCTCTTTGTAGAGCCTCTCCAAAGTGTCCCTACTGATACTCCCAATCCATCAGGCCGTATTGACAAGCCTCCTGAGCACAACAATATTGGCAGAATGTGTGAGCTGTTGCAGGTAAAATGAAAGTTTAGAACTCATGTAACCTCATTGAATAGCTATTTTGCCTACCTCAAAATTCATCAATATAGTTGCTTTCTCCAGGCTTTGCAGGACAATATGATAGAACCAGATACCTAAAGCTGAAAATCAATGGCAGAGAAACTGATAGCTTGATGAGGAAATTTTTTGGCAGAATAGTAAAAGCCTGAGTCCATGTCCAGTGATTCCCTGCTTTCTTAATGGCATCTCTAATCTCTATACCACCATAGGAACTATGCCAGAGCAAATCTGTGAAGATTCAGAAACTGAAATctagaaaaagaaaggatataTGGTTTTAGTTTTAAACAATAGTCATCGTTCTATTTCATTATCTCAGAGAAGGAAATTTAACTTTGTTGCTCCATTTGGTAGTTGTAATGTAGTCACCTAAAAACCCAGTATGTTTGGCATTGAGACAAGTGGTTAATTATCTGAACATTTCCTGCTGTGGCTTGAGTTTTCAGACTATTCTAGTTATGTTTCAGctttgtatgttattgttggaTGGCATTAGTCTTTGTGATATTGTATGATCATTCTCTTTGAACTAGGAATTGCCTCTTCCATGAGAATCCGATTCAAGTTGGCAAAAGCTCCTTTTTGCAGCAGATGACAAAACAGATGGTTTTTTCTATCTGATGGAGAGTTGCAGCATGGGATAGAGACTGCTATGAAGGTAATTCTGTTTTAATTCCTTATATTCAGCATAAACTCCTATTAGCAGCATGTCGAAATATGCCTGAACTGGGTTGCTTATCTGACGAAGAAATCTGTTTGAAAATAACCAACTGAGCTACTTGCAGTTGGTTTCAAGCTCTCATGTCTTGCAGCTAAGTTGGATTTCCCTTACGTTTTGGCTAGAGCCTTATGATTTTCCTGTTAAGAAATGGGATTCTCTGCAGATAGAGACGTGCTTTGAAGTCTTAGTGGGCTCTGTAGTGTTATAGTGGGTTTGACAGGAAGAGGGAAATGGAATAGAGTTTGAGAGAAATATTAGTATCAAATGAAAGTGGATGGAAACACTTTTGGTCAGTTCTCTTTCAAGCCctgcttttttttcttttctttttttcttagaaTGGGTGAACATGGTAATGTATTATGACTATATtaacttcaatatttttaaaaaaaattcaacttcGTTCTTGACTTTACAACATATTGTATTTTCTTTAGAAGGGTGTTAATGATATTATGTTTTAGTACCTTTTCCACTTCATCTACTTCCATTGccttttcaaataataaatcttTTTCGTTACTTCTCATCTTATATTCTTAGGCCCaaaaaagagatatatatacatctctcATTTTagttccattccattccattaatAAGTCTTCAAATCCTCGTGGTGTGACTTGCCGTGCATATTATATTTGCAGGCTAGGGGCATGTTTGCTTTGCTTTCATtcctattttctaaaattttagaatgaaaacaaaataatatttgattatttgtttttgtttttgttttttaagaaggtaaaggaaaaaaaaatgattttgttttaaaactGAAGGAACAAAAATATGTCCACAATTcctatttgatttattttttgttcaccATTTTGAACACCAACAATACGTAGGGGTGGATATAATTTGGTTTAAACCATTGAATCGAACCACTCACTCTGTTTGATTTGCTTTTAGTTTAGCTTTTTAAAGATCACTTGGTTAGAAAATCAAACAGTaaattgttttatatattattataaacaacatttactcaatatttatttgaatttgtgTTAGTGgcttttataatattattattattattatcattttgaagATAAGCTACATTAGTCACTGGAGTTCATTTATTTTGATTGCTACCAGTTATTGGACTTAATGATTTCTCTTATGAAAGCCCCATCTTTTTTGTGCAATTGGTTCAATTATCAAACAGGGATATTAGGGAACAGTGCTGTCTGGAATTTAAATCCTCGAACAGTAATTTAAATCCTAAACCAATTTAAATCTCCATATTTTtaactgaaaatgaaaataatacataaatacaaaCACCAAATTTCAACAGCTAAGAactaaattttcatttcaaaccAATCCGGAGCAGTAAGCAAGTCTCAATGTCATGTTTAACCAATTAAACatttcaaaaaacaaaagaacataTTCCTCCTCAAGAGTGTTACAGCGTTGAAATGATAATTTCTACCATAAAACTGAATCTTTTGTACACTGCAAATCACAACACTCTATTTCTCTACTAAATGGTGCCCAAAGTTTCCAATGTAACATGATCTTATTTTTACCATacaattcaaaaccaaaacaaaacaaaacaaaaaaaaaacttcctcGAGCCCCAAGAACTTGCGCTCTTCCCTTCAACATGATTGTTAAAACCCAAGTCCGTCTAGGACTCCCATTTTACAGAAAGAATTTCCCAATAATTTCGAATACCATTAGAACTTTAcactaatctctctctctccccccccccccccccccccctttctctAACCTCTACTGAGACACAAAATATATACTCATTGA is a window of Diospyros lotus cultivar Yz01 chromosome 10, ASM1463336v1, whole genome shotgun sequence DNA encoding:
- the LOC127811685 gene encoding protein METABOLIC NETWORK MODULATOR 1, producing the protein MDQVNQGSNNEAPPNLPVKRKRGRPRKDHSLSHGKSVKVPPGFGGVNGNQFHDVDATENANDSIVGQAVTGVVEAAFDAGYLLTVKIGNSNVSLRGVVFKPGHFVPISAENDVAPHVQMISRNEVSFPVQNQSRVRGRRPRSRERNEQRGNLSGSGTGHLLNESDPTSQLHNLAPATDQVSAEGKDTLPAAAYTVPSVGSRGTVVPVVLPIANQVNKVPADLSLAADTVASKKKQVKTVSNQVPLFQPQTSHLVTPEDLQNDNGPFQQGPEEVLHGEVVVSMKPTGVSTPNEVDGVHFSSQSPQAQIENSEAADKREKGSGLSLQRESVDKNEALFVEPLQSVPTDTPNPSGRIDKPPEHNNIGRMCELLQALQDNMIEPDT